In a single window of the Gossypium hirsutum isolate 1008001.06 chromosome D02, Gossypium_hirsutum_v2.1, whole genome shotgun sequence genome:
- the LOC107910322 gene encoding kinesin-like protein KIN-7N: MEKICVAVRVRPPICHENSSSNFWGVDDNQISLHKLHGSPISGVSYTFDHVFDENCSNSDIYELLTKDIIHAAVDGFNGTAFAYGQTSSGKTFTMNGSSNDPGIIHRAVNDIFQKINMISDREFLIRVSYMEIYNEEINDLFAVENQKLQIHENLERGIFVAGLREEIVNNAEQVMKLLESGEVNRHFGETNMNARSSRSHTIFRVVIESKGKDTGSFGDYSISDAIRVSVLNLVDLAGSERIAKTGTGGVRLKEGKYINKSLMVLGNVINKLSDSAKRRAHIPYRDSKLTRILQPALGGNAKTSIICTVAPEEIHIEETKGTLLFASRAKRVTNCAQVNEVLTDAALLKRQKLEIEELRWKLQGSHAEVLEQEILKLRNDMLKYELEREKLEMELEKERRSHKERDQYIRDQLMMIENLSSLVSDGDGSSSQGSMKESPTEECHNRGDDFKTPCFKAAPKAFVAKRSNYSQLPDFSPLPDSFSDVADEDTWFKINKGYIADLDSLQTTPARKVQSFPPEDVTPNYLNKKYRKELQNLKRRLELVTEEKNELQRKLAEDIEVKDRLKGDISKLKQEALLAREMPQRLCGSVTSFKDTYEEVLSKMQRYTFDGKSSTAKLLRCISEIGSILFSTMETSISNTTDRHKLSSENDSLIQEYNKMLSEKLKSTITSLILSETASSEDKQTKTPCSCNFEVVAWSRYHVSILVLFFVMILGYFVPFFRTLIF; the protein is encoded by the exons atggagaagaTCTGCGTAGCAGTGAGAGTAAGACCTCCAATTTGCCATGAAAATTCTTCTTCAAATTTCTGGGGAGTCGATGATAATCAAATCTCTCTTCACAAGCTCCACGGCAGCCCAATTTCCGGCGTTTCTTACACTTTCG aTCATGTCTTCGATGAGAATTGCTCGAATTCAGATATTTACGAGCTTCTTACTAAGGATATTATTCATGCTGCTGTCGACGGCTTTAACG gaACGGCTTTTGCATACGGGCAAACAAGCAGCGGCAAGACCTTCACTATGAACGGTTCATCTAACGATCCCGGAATTATTCATCGAGCAGTTAACGATATATTTCAGAAAATAAATATG ATTTCTGATCGAGAGTTTCTCATCCGAGTTTCCTACATGGAAATTTACAATGAAGAAATTAACGACCTTTTTGCTGTAGAGAATCAGAAATTGCAGATTCATGAGAATTTAGAG CGTGGGATTTTCGTTGCGGGTCTTAGGGAGGAAATTGTGAACAATGCTGAACAAGTGATGAAGCTCCTGGAGTCTGGAGAAG TTAATAGGCATTTTGGTGAGACAAATATGAATGCACGAAGTAGTAGGTCTCATACAATATTCAGAGTG GTGATAGAAAGCAAGGGAAAGGATACGGGCTCTTTTGGTGATTATTCAATCAGTGATGCCATACGCGTCTCAGTTTTG AATTTGGTTGATTTGGCTGGTTCTGAGCGGATTGCTAAGACTGGAACTGGTGGAGTACGTTTGAAGGAAGGAAAGTATATTAACAAGAGCTTAATGGTTCTTGGTAATGTAATTAACAAACTTAGTGATAGTGCAAAACGAAG GGCACATATTCCTTATCGTGATAGTAAATTAACCCGCATACTCCAGCCTGCTCTAGGAGGGAATGCGAAAACTTCAATTATATGTACTGTAGCTCCTGAAGAG attcaTATTGAGGAGACGAAGGGAACTCTCCTTTTCGCTAGCAGAGCTAAACGAGTTACTAATTGTGCTCAAGTGAATGAG GTTTTGACGGATGCAGCCCTACTGAAAAGGCAAAAGTTAGAGATAGAGGAGCTACGCTGGAAGCTTCAG GGATCTCATGCTGAGGTGCTGGAGCAAGAGATATTAAAGCTGAGGAATGATATGCTTAAG TATGAATTAGAGCGTGAAAAGCTTGAAATGGaactagaaaaagaaagaagatcaCATAAAGAGCGTGATCAGTACATTAGAGACCAGCTGATGATGATCGAAAACCTAAGTAGTTTGGTTTCTGATGGTGATGGAAGCTCTAGTCAG GGATCCATGAAAGAAAGCCCAACAGAAGAATGTCATAATAGGGGAGATGATTTTAAAACACCTTGTTTTAAAGCAGCTCCCAAGGCCTTTGTCGCCAAGAGATCAAATTATTCACAGTTGCCAGACTTCAGTCCCCTTCCAGATTCTTTTAGCGATGTAGCTGATGAAGACACTTGGTTCAAAATAAACAAGGGTTACATAGCAGACCTGGATTCACTTCAAACAACACCTGCAAGAAAAGTTCAATCCTTTCCACCAGAAGATGTTACTCCT AATTATTTGAATAAGAAATACAGAAAGGAACTCCAAAATCTCAAAAGACGGCTAGAACTTGTCACTGAAGAGAAGAACGAACTCCAG AGAAAGCTTGCAGAAGATATAGAAGTGAAGGATAGATTAAAGGGTGATATATCTAAACTTAAACAAGAAGCATTACTAGCTAGGGAAATGCCTCAAAGGTTGTGCGGCTCTGTGACAAGTTTTAAAGATACATACGAGGAAGTTTTGTCAAAGATGCAG AGGTATACATTTGATGGGAAATCTTCAACTGCAAAACTGCTCCGTTGCATAAGTGAAATTGGGTCAATCCTTTTCTCGACTATGGAAACTAGTATCTCAAACACAACAGATCGTCACAAATTGTCATCTGAGAATGACTCTCTAATACAAGAATACAACAAAATGCTTTCTGAAAAGCTAAAAAGCACAATTACATCCTTGATTCTATCCGAAACAGCAAGCTCTGAGGATAAACAAACCAAGACTCCATGCAGCTGCAACTTTGAGGTAGTTGCCTGGTCAAGATACCATGTAtccattttggttttatttttcgTGATGATTTTAGGATATTTCGTTCCATTCTTCAGGACATTGATTTTCTGA